One window of Chitinispirillales bacterium ANBcel5 genomic DNA carries:
- a CDS encoding adenylosuccinate synthase: MPNAVIVGTQWGDEGKAKVIDYLTERSDVIIRFQGGANAGHTVIAEGKKFVFHMVPSGIINPNKVCVVANGVVFDAQQFLLEIDELKTGGLSVENRLYVSDLAHLVLPYHKAQDQAVESSMGKSKIGTTCRGIGPAYADKASRTGLRVGDLHDWDYFCEKFSKNFENKKQIIEQIYNGTLDIDLNTTLKEFKVIRDRMLPFIADTSHLIFEAYRQKKALLFEGAQGAFLDLDHGTYPFVTSSNTISGSACSGSGIGPGAIDHVIGIVKSYTTRVGNGPFPTELNCENGEKLRVAGGEFGSTTGRPRRCGWFDSVMVRKSIQINGITRIALTKLDVLNDFDEIKICTHYEINGTKCQQFPSYSRDIENVIPVYESMPGWRCELGGCKSFDDLPDNAKAYVRRLQQLCYDVPALIISIGPDRNETIEVEPLQ, encoded by the coding sequence ATGCCAAATGCAGTAATAGTCGGAACCCAATGGGGTGATGAAGGAAAAGCCAAAGTAATAGATTACCTCACCGAGCGCTCGGATGTAATAATCCGATTTCAGGGTGGTGCCAATGCAGGCCACACTGTTATCGCTGAAGGAAAAAAATTTGTCTTCCATATGGTCCCCTCAGGTATTATCAATCCAAATAAAGTTTGCGTTGTGGCCAACGGCGTCGTCTTTGATGCCCAGCAGTTTCTCCTGGAGATAGACGAGCTTAAAACTGGTGGATTAAGTGTCGAAAACCGCCTTTATGTATCAGATCTTGCCCATTTGGTGCTCCCCTACCACAAAGCACAGGATCAGGCTGTAGAATCCAGTATGGGGAAATCAAAAATCGGTACAACCTGCCGCGGTATCGGTCCGGCCTATGCAGATAAGGCTTCCAGAACCGGGTTACGGGTAGGTGACCTACACGATTGGGATTATTTTTGTGAAAAATTCAGTAAGAACTTCGAAAACAAGAAGCAGATTATTGAACAGATTTATAACGGCACCCTGGATATCGATCTCAACACTACGCTCAAAGAATTCAAAGTAATCAGAGACAGAATGCTTCCGTTCATTGCCGACACCTCTCACCTTATTTTTGAAGCATACCGGCAAAAAAAAGCACTCCTGTTTGAAGGTGCGCAGGGAGCTTTTTTAGACCTCGACCACGGCACCTATCCTTTTGTCACATCGTCAAACACTATTTCAGGAAGCGCCTGCTCCGGCTCAGGAATTGGCCCCGGTGCAATAGATCACGTTATCGGAATAGTGAAAAGTTATACCACACGCGTAGGAAATGGTCCCTTCCCTACAGAGTTAAATTGTGAAAATGGTGAAAAATTAAGAGTCGCCGGTGGGGAGTTTGGTTCCACAACAGGACGCCCAAGGCGCTGTGGGTGGTTTGATAGTGTAATGGTAAGAAAATCAATCCAGATAAACGGAATAACCCGTATAGCGCTCACCAAACTGGATGTATTAAACGATTTTGATGAAATTAAAATCTGTACCCATTATGAGATCAACGGTACAAAATGCCAACAGTTCCCCTCCTATTCCCGCGACATTGAAAATGTTATCCCAGTTTATGAATCGATGCCGGGTTGGAGATGTGAGCTTGGGGGCTGTAAGTCCTTTGATGATCTCCCGGACAACGCAAAAGCATACGTAAGAAGGTTACAACAACTTTGCTACGATGTACCGGCACTAATTATTTCTATCGGGCCCGATAGAAATGAAACTATAGAGGTGGAGCCTCTTCAGTAA